In a single window of the Cucurbita pepo subsp. pepo cultivar mu-cu-16 chromosome LG18, ASM280686v2, whole genome shotgun sequence genome:
- the LOC111780476 gene encoding uncharacterized protein LOC111780476 has translation TVKCDLHTESGVAELISAMAAGRNAQFIVETWSSGGAIATSIGLAVARRHTGGRHVCVVPDERSRGEYWRAMERAGLAPEVIVREPEEVMGGLVGIDFLVVNSERRNFSRVLKMANLSSRGAVLICKNANSRSDSSFRWSNVTNNGTRRLIRSAFLPVGQGLDIAYVAAEGRNSGSGEGKGKWIKQVDRRSGEEFVIRK, from the coding sequence ACTGTGAAGTGCGATCTCCATACAGAATCCGGCGTTGCGGAATTGATTTCGGCGATGGCGGCCGGACGGAACGCCCAATTCATCGTCGAGACGTGGTCGAGCGGCGGAGCGATTGCAACGAGTATAGGACTGGCGGTTGCTCGCCGGCACACCGGAGGGAGACACGTGTGTGTGGTGCCGGACGAGAGATCTAGAGGAGAATATTGGAGAGCGATGGAGAGAGCGGGATTGGCGCCGGAAGTGATCGTGAGAGAGCCGGAGGAGGTGATGGGAGGACTGGTAGGGATAGATTTTCTGGTGGTGAATAGTGAGAGGAGGAATTTCAGTCGAGTTCTGAAAATGGCGAATCTGAGTTCCAGAGGAGCGGTTTTGATCTGCAAGAACGCGAACTCGAGAAGCGATTCGAGTTTCAGATGGAGTAATGTTACCAATAACGGAACGCGGCGGCTGATTCGATCAGCGTTTTTGCCGGTGGGGCAGGGATTGGATATTGCATACGTGGCGGCGGAAGGAAGGAATTCAGGTTCCGGCGAGGGAAAGGGGAAATGGATCAAGCAGGTTGATCGACGATCAGGGGAGGAGTTTGTGATTCGGAAGTGA